Proteins from one Deinococcus actinosclerus genomic window:
- a CDS encoding succinate dehydrogenase hydrophobic membrane anchor subunit has product MIRARTFTDARQQAHSNAELNWWIFMRISGLILVFLILGHIYMTFIQVSESDATFDAVVNKLANPAWKFYDWLILALSLLHGANGARYSIEDYVRSRPNRAWVKGVFYTVIALLFAFGTVGLFSI; this is encoded by the coding sequence ATGATCCGTGCCCGGACCTTCACGGACGCGCGTCAGCAGGCGCACAGCAACGCCGAACTGAACTGGTGGATCTTCATGCGGATCAGCGGCCTGATCCTGGTGTTCCTGATCCTGGGACACATCTACATGACGTTCATCCAGGTCAGTGAGTCCGACGCGACCTTCGACGCGGTCGTGAACAAGCTCGCGAACCCCGCGTGGAAGTTCTACGACTGGCTGATCCTGGCCCTGTCGCTGCTGCACGGCGCGAACGGCGCGCGGTACTCCATCGAGGACTACGTGCGCAGCCGCCCGAACCGCGCGTGGGTGAAAGGCGTGTTCTACACCGTCATCGCGCTGCTGTTCGCGTTCGGCACGGTGGGCCTGTTCTCCATCTGA
- the sdhC gene encoding succinate dehydrogenase, cytochrome b556 subunit produces the protein MYRGREGQWAFLLHRLSGLAILAYLMLHVFSIGSFIFGERFYMAIHETYDLWPFRIGLLFVTAGVVYHAFNGLRIIVMDFTGFGVAYQRQMWYGVLAISVLSFIGAAWTLYPRLVGGY, from the coding sequence ATGTACCGAGGAAGAGAGGGGCAGTGGGCCTTCCTGCTTCACCGCCTGTCGGGGCTGGCAATTCTGGCTTACCTGATGCTGCACGTGTTCAGCATCGGGTCGTTCATATTCGGTGAGCGCTTCTACATGGCGATTCACGAGACCTATGACCTGTGGCCGTTCCGGATCGGGCTGCTGTTCGTGACGGCGGGCGTGGTGTACCACGCGTTCAACGGGCTGCGCATCATCGTGATGGACTTCACGGGCTTCGGCGTGGCGTACCAGCGGCAGATGTGGTACGGCGTGCTGGCCATCAGCGTGCTGTCCTTCATCGGCGCGGCGTGGACGCTGTACCCGCGTCTGGTGGGGGGGTACTGA
- a CDS encoding LLM class flavin-dependent oxidoreductase: protein MTNPSQSEFLWFLHLSRDGEFIGTKEKPPRKPTLAYLQSLISTAGEAGFEALLTATNYHSEHENYTAAVAALARSAPTDPALLIAVRPGMFHPAMYAKMLATLQNLFPGRVRVNIVTGSSPAENAMYGDREDHGKRYERTREFMQILRQLWTAPPPQSFSSDLYAFENAVLDPAPVQPIPLYFGGASPVAQGIAADLADVYLMWGEREDMLAERLAQMRALEAQTGRPLRYGLRTHVIVRETEAEAREAAERLISRVDPDVRAAFVASHAHVDGVGQKRQIDMMKGLDADLMVEPGLWAGVGMARSGVGVAIVGDPQQVAAKIRRYEDMGFSSFIFSGYPHLEEARRFGELVMPLLKGGTREERAIHTDRVAPVA, encoded by the coding sequence ATGACCAATCCTTCCCAGTCCGAATTTCTGTGGTTTCTTCATCTGTCGCGTGACGGCGAGTTCATCGGCACGAAGGAGAAACCGCCGCGTAAGCCGACCCTGGCGTACCTGCAGTCGCTGATCAGCACGGCGGGCGAGGCGGGCTTCGAGGCGCTGCTGACCGCCACGAACTACCACAGTGAGCACGAGAACTACACGGCGGCGGTGGCGGCCCTGGCGCGCAGCGCGCCGACCGATCCGGCGCTGCTGATCGCGGTGCGGCCCGGGATGTTCCACCCGGCGATGTACGCGAAGATGCTCGCGACGCTGCAGAACCTGTTCCCGGGGCGGGTGCGGGTGAACATCGTGACCGGCAGCAGCCCCGCCGAGAACGCCATGTACGGCGACCGTGAGGATCACGGCAAGCGGTACGAGCGCACGCGGGAGTTCATGCAGATCCTGCGGCAGCTGTGGACGGCGCCGCCGCCGCAGTCGTTCAGCAGCGACCTGTACGCCTTCGAGAACGCGGTGCTGGACCCGGCGCCCGTGCAGCCGATTCCGCTGTACTTCGGCGGGGCGTCCCCGGTGGCGCAGGGAATCGCGGCGGATCTGGCGGACGTGTACCTGATGTGGGGCGAGCGGGAGGACATGCTTGCCGAGCGGCTGGCGCAGATGCGGGCGTTGGAGGCGCAGACGGGCCGCCCGCTGCGCTACGGGCTGCGCACGCACGTGATCGTCCGCGAAACGGAAGCCGAGGCCCGCGAGGCGGCCGAGCGGCTGATCAGCCGCGTGGACCCGGACGTGCGGGCGGCGTTCGTGGCGAGTCACGCGCACGTGGACGGCGTGGGCCAGAAACGCCAGATCGACATGATGAAGGGCCTGGACGCGGACCTGATGGTCGAACCCGGCCTGTGGGCGGGCGTCGGCATGGCCCGCAGCGGCGTGGGCGTCGCCATCGTCGGCGATCCGCAGCAGGTGGCCGCGAAGATCCGCCGCTACGAGGACATGGGCTTCAGCTCGTTCATCTTCAGCGGCTACCCGCACCTGGAGGAAGCGCGCCGCTTCGGGGAACTGGTCATGCCGCTCCTGAAGGGCGGCACGCGCGAGGAACGCGCGATTCACACGGACAGGGTCGCGCCGGTCGCCTGA
- a CDS encoding carbohydrate ABC transporter permease yields the protein MTPPLNSPSRRVRREPGEGLLAFFLLLPAAALLLGVLLFPMLTTFRDSLYLNKLTEPWLQGFVGLKQYAQMLGDARFGAALRNTLFFGVLTVGGSFLVGVPMALAAHLPSRARDVARVALLLPWAMPPVITGLIFAWLFNAQYGVFNDLLVRAGFIQEPLRWLSTPGLSVLAMVLTIVWKTSSFVALIVLGGLQGIPKEMIEAAQVDGATPTQTFFRVILPLLAPSLAVAFIFRTISAVQVFDIPYTFIQQAPAQGLLETLGV from the coding sequence GTGACCCCACCCCTGAATTCCCCTTCCCGCCGGGTTCGCCGTGAACCCGGCGAGGGCCTGCTGGCCTTCTTCCTGCTGCTCCCGGCGGCGGCGCTGCTGCTGGGCGTGCTGCTGTTCCCGATGCTGACCACCTTCCGCGACAGCCTGTACCTGAACAAGCTGACCGAACCGTGGCTTCAGGGCTTCGTGGGCCTCAAGCAGTACGCGCAGATGCTCGGCGACGCCCGCTTCGGCGCGGCGCTGCGCAACACGCTGTTCTTCGGCGTGCTGACGGTCGGCGGGTCGTTCCTGGTGGGCGTGCCCATGGCGCTGGCCGCGCATCTGCCCAGCCGCGCGCGGGACGTGGCCCGCGTGGCCCTGCTGCTGCCGTGGGCGATGCCGCCGGTCATCACGGGCCTGATCTTCGCGTGGCTGTTCAACGCGCAGTACGGCGTGTTCAACGACCTGCTGGTGCGCGCGGGCTTCATTCAGGAGCCGCTGCGCTGGCTCAGCACGCCCGGCCTGAGCGTCCTGGCGATGGTCCTCACCATCGTCTGGAAGACGAGTTCCTTCGTCGCGCTGATCGTCCTGGGCGGCCTGCAGGGCATCCCGAAGGAGATGATCGAGGCGGCGCAGGTGGACGGCGCGACCCCCACCCAGACGTTCTTCCGGGTGATCCTGCCGCTGCTGGCCCCCAGCCTCGCCGTGGCGTTCATCTTCCGCACCATCAGCGCCGTGCAGGTCTTCGACATTCCCTACACGTTCATCCAGCAGGCACCCGCGCAGGGGCTGCTGGAGACGCTCGGCGTGTAG
- a CDS encoding LysR family transcriptional regulator, which produces MTSVRPTSVGLPSLAQLRALLAVADAGGFSEAAAELGVSQSTLSEAISKLEALAGRPLLRRGRTGTVPTPAGERMLTHARTAVQAAGDALLAAQEDTQLRGVLRVASFRSTATHLLPPALAAFRAQHPGVTVRLMDGETEGGGQELVRRGQADAAIVIEENWTDLRLTPLVMDEYLFVAPARRGSHPVTPEDLQGPLLLAPGPNSCNLRVMGYLRRCGVQPGRVTEIGEDSVILGMVAHGLGVSVMPRLALEPLPEGLVALPLPERLMRPLALATLPHRANLPVIRAFTDALLAALHRPHVPAPEPAAALPGGASLLH; this is translated from the coding sequence ATGACCTCCGTGCGCCCCACCTCAGTCGGCCTGCCGTCGCTGGCGCAGCTGCGCGCCCTGCTGGCGGTGGCGGACGCCGGGGGCTTCAGCGAGGCGGCGGCGGAGCTGGGCGTGTCGCAGTCGACCCTCAGCGAGGCGATCAGCAAACTGGAGGCGCTGGCGGGGCGGCCTCTGCTGCGCCGGGGGCGCACCGGGACGGTCCCGACTCCGGCGGGCGAGCGGATGCTGACGCACGCCCGCACGGCGGTGCAGGCGGCAGGCGACGCGCTGCTGGCCGCGCAGGAGGACACGCAGCTGCGCGGCGTACTGCGGGTGGCGTCTTTCCGCTCGACCGCCACGCACCTGCTGCCGCCCGCGCTGGCGGCGTTCCGGGCGCAGCATCCGGGCGTGACTGTCCGCCTGATGGACGGCGAGACGGAGGGCGGCGGTCAGGAACTCGTGCGGCGCGGGCAGGCGGACGCCGCCATCGTGATCGAGGAGAACTGGACCGACCTGCGCCTGACCCCGCTCGTCATGGACGAGTACCTCTTCGTAGCCCCCGCCCGGCGCGGCTCGCACCCGGTCACGCCAGAGGACCTCCAGGGGCCGCTGCTGCTGGCCCCGGGACCGAATTCGTGCAACCTGCGGGTGATGGGGTACCTGCGCCGCTGCGGCGTGCAGCCGGGGCGCGTGACCGAGATCGGCGAGGACAGCGTGATCCTGGGCATGGTCGCGCACGGGCTGGGCGTCAGCGTGATGCCCCGCCTGGCGCTGGAACCGCTGCCCGAGGGGCTGGTGGCCCTGCCCCTGCCCGAGCGGCTGATGCGGCCGCTGGCGCTGGCGACCCTGCCGCACCGCGCGAACCTGCCGGTGATCCGGGCGTTCACGGACGCGCTGCTCGCGGCGCTGCACCGGCCCCACGTGCCGGCGCCGGAACCGGCGGCCGCGTTGCCGGGCGGGGCTTCTCTGCTACATTGA
- a CDS encoding ABC transporter substrate-binding protein, producing the protein MRTRLTLTATLALAALGSAHAATTLTVFMGSQQRPEIFQPIFDRFEKQNPNVRIKIETGGATSEAQNQYLTTVLAAKDNTLDLFLIDVVRTATFAAAGWAEPLDAYLPSKDTYLKAFLPGPVAAASVGGKLYAMPAFTDAQFLYYRKDLLEKYKAKVPKTWDELAATAARIQKAEGGTLQGFNFQGAPIEGTVCNFLEMTWTGGGSVGDVTGPAAKQGLGFLVNAVKTKLAPAASAEMKTDDSRQQFQAGNVLFGLNWSYAWAHFQGNSPQPTRVKGDVGVAALPAFGKNATATCTGGWEWGLNAYSRNKATAVKLLQFMASSDVQKEMAVKGAYLPVRKSLYNDKAVLTANPHFKALYPIVTKARPRPVTSAYPRVSEIIRNNVSAAVAGSKSVDAALNDMKRDLEPLLK; encoded by the coding sequence ATGCGTACCCGACTCACCCTGACCGCCACCCTGGCCCTCGCCGCGCTCGGCAGCGCCCACGCCGCCACCACCCTGACCGTCTTCATGGGCAGCCAGCAGCGCCCCGAGATCTTCCAGCCCATCTTCGACCGCTTCGAGAAACAGAACCCCAACGTCAGGATCAAGATCGAGACCGGCGGCGCCACCAGCGAAGCGCAGAACCAGTACCTCACCACCGTGCTGGCCGCCAAGGACAACACCCTCGACCTCTTCCTGATCGACGTGGTCCGCACCGCCACCTTCGCCGCCGCCGGCTGGGCCGAACCGCTCGACGCGTACCTGCCCAGCAAGGACACGTACCTGAAAGCCTTCCTGCCCGGCCCGGTCGCCGCCGCCAGCGTGGGCGGCAAGCTGTACGCCATGCCCGCCTTCACCGACGCGCAGTTCCTGTACTACCGCAAGGACCTGCTCGAGAAGTACAAGGCCAAGGTCCCCAAGACCTGGGATGAACTCGCCGCGACCGCCGCGCGCATCCAGAAAGCCGAGGGCGGCACCCTCCAGGGCTTCAACTTCCAGGGCGCGCCCATCGAGGGCACCGTGTGCAACTTCCTGGAGATGACCTGGACCGGCGGCGGCAGCGTGGGCGACGTCACGGGCCCCGCCGCCAAGCAGGGCCTGGGCTTCCTCGTGAACGCCGTGAAGACCAAGCTGGCCCCCGCCGCCAGCGCCGAGATGAAGACCGACGACTCCCGCCAGCAGTTCCAGGCCGGGAACGTCCTGTTCGGCCTGAACTGGAGTTACGCCTGGGCGCACTTCCAGGGCAACAGCCCCCAGCCCACCAGGGTCAAGGGCGACGTGGGCGTCGCCGCGCTCCCGGCCTTCGGGAAGAACGCCACCGCCACCTGCACCGGCGGCTGGGAATGGGGCCTGAACGCCTACAGCCGCAACAAGGCCACGGCCGTGAAACTCCTGCAGTTCATGGCCAGCAGTGACGTGCAGAAGGAAATGGCCGTCAAGGGCGCCTACCTGCCCGTGCGCAAGAGCCTCTACAACGACAAGGCCGTGCTGACCGCCAACCCGCACTTCAAGGCGCTGTACCCCATCGTCACCAAGGCCCGCCCGCGTCCCGTCACGTCCGCCTACCCGCGCGTCAGCGAGATCATCCGCAACAACGTCTCGGCCGCCGTCGCGGGCAGCAAGAGCGTGGACGCCGCCCTGAACGACATGAAGCGTGACCTGGAACCCCTGCTGAAGTGA
- the sdhA gene encoding succinate dehydrogenase flavoprotein subunit: MHHRYDVLVVGAGGAGLMAALYAAKGNVSVACISKLYPTRSHTGAAQGGIGAALGNVQEDHWEWHMFDTVKGGDYLTDQDAAEVFAKDIIDAVYELEHMGLPFSRTPEGKIAQRKFGGHTRDFGKAAVERSCYAKDRTGHMILQTLYQQNVKAGTTFFNEFHVTDLLIEDGRCQGLVAYELSTGELHTFHAKAVILAAGGYGRVFKITSNALTLTGDLMSIYYRKGLPLEDMEFYQFHPTGLAKLGILVTEGIRGEGGILRNDSGERFMERYAPTIKDLAPRDIVSRSIITEIREGRGVGRDKDAVNIDLTHLPREVIEGKLAEITDLARTYLGMDPVKDLVPIQPTAHYAMGGIPTNLDGLCLSDGSGGTVEGLYAAGEQACVSLHGANRLGTNSLGDLVVFGRRAGIAAAKYARQVEYPDIPETEDAQRESVDLFERLRNGSGKENAAAIRKELQESMMNNVGIFRNGKDMAAQVDIIKELKARYQGVTVSDPSRRYNSELIEAMELGFMLDCAEAMTASALNRTESRGAHDREDFTERNDAEWLKHTMAYKNLNKADDVIIGYKPVALKGFTRAFEPKPRVY, translated from the coding sequence ATGCATCATCGTTATGACGTTCTGGTGGTGGGTGCGGGCGGCGCGGGCCTGATGGCGGCGCTGTACGCCGCGAAAGGCAACGTGAGCGTGGCCTGCATCAGCAAGCTGTACCCCACGCGGTCGCACACCGGCGCGGCGCAGGGCGGGATCGGCGCGGCGCTCGGGAACGTGCAGGAAGACCACTGGGAATGGCACATGTTCGACACCGTCAAGGGCGGCGACTACCTGACCGACCAGGACGCCGCCGAGGTGTTCGCCAAGGACATCATCGACGCCGTGTACGAGCTCGAGCACATGGGCCTGCCGTTCTCGCGCACGCCCGAAGGCAAGATCGCGCAGCGCAAATTCGGCGGGCACACCCGTGACTTCGGCAAGGCCGCCGTCGAGCGCTCCTGCTACGCCAAGGACCGCACGGGTCACATGATCCTGCAGACCCTCTACCAACAGAACGTGAAGGCGGGGACGACGTTCTTCAACGAGTTCCACGTCACGGACCTGCTGATCGAGGACGGCCGCTGCCAGGGCCTCGTGGCGTACGAGCTCTCGACCGGCGAGCTGCACACCTTCCACGCGAAGGCCGTGATTCTCGCGGCGGGCGGCTACGGGCGCGTGTTCAAGATCACCTCGAACGCCCTGACCCTGACGGGCGACCTGATGAGCATCTACTACCGCAAGGGCCTGCCGCTGGAGGACATGGAGTTCTACCAGTTCCACCCGACCGGTCTGGCGAAGCTGGGCATCCTGGTCACGGAAGGCATCCGCGGCGAGGGCGGCATCCTGCGCAACGACAGCGGCGAACGCTTCATGGAACGCTACGCGCCGACCATCAAGGACCTCGCGCCGCGTGACATCGTGTCGCGCAGCATCATCACCGAGATCCGCGAGGGCCGCGGCGTGGGCCGCGACAAGGACGCCGTCAACATCGACCTGACGCACCTGCCGCGTGAAGTGATCGAGGGCAAACTGGCCGAGATCACCGACCTGGCCCGCACGTACCTGGGCATGGACCCCGTCAAGGACCTCGTACCGATCCAGCCGACCGCGCACTACGCGATGGGCGGCATTCCCACGAACCTCGACGGCCTGTGCCTCAGTGACGGGTCCGGCGGCACCGTGGAAGGGCTGTACGCGGCCGGCGAGCAGGCCTGCGTGTCGCTGCACGGCGCCAACCGCCTGGGCACGAACAGCCTCGGGGACCTCGTGGTGTTCGGCCGCCGCGCCGGGATCGCCGCCGCGAAGTACGCCCGTCAGGTCGAGTACCCCGACATACCCGAAACCGAGGACGCCCAGCGCGAGAGCGTGGACCTGTTCGAGCGCCTGCGCAACGGCAGCGGCAAGGAAAACGCCGCCGCGATCCGCAAGGAACTCCAGGAATCCATGATGAACAACGTGGGCATCTTCCGTAACGGGAAGGACATGGCCGCGCAGGTCGACATCATCAAGGAACTCAAGGCCCGCTACCAGGGCGTGACGGTCTCCGACCCGAGCCGCCGCTACAACAGCGAGCTGATCGAGGCGATGGAACTGGGCTTCATGCTCGACTGCGCCGAGGCCATGACCGCCAGTGCGCTGAACCGCACCGAGTCGCGCGGCGCGCACGACCGCGAGGACTTCACCGAGCGCAACGACGCGGAGTGGCTGAAGCACACCATGGCGTACAAGAACCTGAACAAGGCCGACGACGTCATCATCGGGTACAAGCCCGTGGCGCTGAAAGGCTTCACGCGCGCCTTCGAACCCAAACCCCGCGTGTACTGA
- a CDS encoding phosphate signaling complex PhoU family protein — MLSITLEQLDAVRDANERAEFAGLTARAERLEAETDALERELEDLCLQAFATPLTEADLAFHLMVFRSLTNLERVGDYAFNVARDLETFAPRTRSATLQDALPLVRLLTQMLERLSYAFAERDLHAAREVMRLDFEQVDALYEQMQRASLTRLLERPEDTDVALTAGRMARNLERLGDHLVNVAERLEHIILRAS, encoded by the coding sequence ATGCTCAGCATCACCTTAGAGCAGCTCGACGCTGTCCGGGACGCGAACGAACGCGCCGAATTCGCCGGGCTCACCGCCCGCGCCGAACGCCTCGAAGCCGAGACCGACGCCCTGGAACGCGAACTGGAGGACCTGTGCCTCCAGGCCTTCGCCACCCCCCTGACCGAGGCCGACCTCGCGTTCCACCTGATGGTCTTCCGCAGCCTGACGAACCTCGAGCGTGTGGGCGACTACGCCTTCAACGTCGCCCGCGACCTGGAGACCTTCGCGCCCCGCACCCGCAGCGCCACCCTCCAGGACGCCCTGCCCCTCGTGCGACTCCTGACGCAGATGCTCGAACGGCTCTCGTACGCCTTCGCGGAACGCGACCTGCATGCTGCCCGCGAGGTCATGCGCCTGGACTTCGAACAGGTGGACGCCCTGTACGAACAGATGCAGCGCGCCAGCCTCACCCGCCTGCTCGAACGGCCCGAGGACACCGACGTCGCCCTGACCGCCGGCCGCATGGCCCGCAACCTCGAACGGCTCGGCGACCACCTCGTGAACGTCGCCGAACGCCTCGAACACATCATCCTGCGCGCCAGCTGA
- a CDS encoding carbohydrate ABC transporter permease, with translation MSGDTSPQRLTPAQRAGRYAALAALIVGGFFPFIWMVLTSLKSEGELQKFPVQYLPSKLDFSNYARVFSEQPFAQFFLNSLTVSLLSTVLCIAAAVPAAYALARLNLRGRGLLMTAVVTFSMLPVVSLLVPMFRLMRGANLLNTYPALILPYAALSLPIGILTLVAFFSAIPRDLEAAAMVDGTTRVGALTRVVLPLSTPGVVTAALLVFVNSWNEFLLALSFNTKLSMRTVSVGVTLYQGEFAFPWPLIAAAVVVATVPLVLLIAIFQRRFVAGLTAGGVKA, from the coding sequence GTGAGCGGCGACACCAGCCCCCAGCGCCTTACGCCCGCGCAACGCGCCGGGCGGTACGCCGCGCTGGCCGCGCTGATCGTCGGCGGGTTCTTCCCGTTCATCTGGATGGTGCTCACCAGCCTGAAATCCGAGGGGGAACTCCAGAAGTTCCCGGTGCAGTACCTCCCGTCGAAGCTGGACTTCAGCAACTACGCCCGGGTGTTCAGCGAGCAGCCGTTCGCGCAGTTCTTCCTGAACTCCCTGACCGTCAGCCTCCTGAGCACCGTGCTGTGCATCGCCGCCGCCGTGCCCGCCGCATACGCCCTGGCCCGATTGAACCTGCGCGGACGCGGGCTGCTCATGACCGCCGTGGTCACGTTCAGCATGCTCCCGGTCGTCAGCCTGCTCGTGCCCATGTTCCGCCTGATGCGCGGCGCGAACCTGCTGAACACCTACCCCGCGCTAATCCTCCCCTACGCCGCCCTGAGCCTCCCCATCGGCATCCTGACGCTCGTGGCGTTCTTCAGCGCCATCCCCCGCGACCTCGAGGCAGCCGCCATGGTGGACGGCACCACCCGCGTCGGCGCGCTCACCCGCGTCGTCCTGCCGCTCTCGACGCCCGGCGTCGTCACGGCCGCGCTGCTGGTGTTCGTGAACTCCTGGAATGAATTCCTGCTCGCCCTGAGCTTCAACACCAAACTCTCCATGCGCACCGTATCCGTCGGCGTGACCCTCTACCAGGGCGAATTCGCGTTCCCCTGGCCGCTGATCGCCGCCGCCGTCGTCGTCGCCACCGTGCCCCTCGTGCTCTTGATCGCCATCTTCCAGCGCCGCTTCGTCGCGGGCCTCACCGCAGGCGGCGTCAAGGCGTAG
- a CDS encoding YcjF family protein, with protein sequence MLPPLVKQVLDNFNFDVDPHLSREENTEDVIKSAALLAGAISVEPIPFADILLITPVQAKMVLHIGKIYGYDLSPERAMEIARELGVTVAYGIAARQVMRGLAKLALPVIGGLIIAPAVYGWTFALGRLAQNYFERRTHGLPDSRQGQVQVIQEAKRDAKKVLPTAQDFSDLASELRRRAEQKK encoded by the coding sequence ATGCTGCCCCCGCTCGTGAAACAGGTGCTCGACAACTTCAATTTCGACGTCGACCCCCACCTGAGCCGTGAAGAGAACACCGAGGACGTGATCAAGAGTGCGGCGCTGCTCGCCGGCGCGATCAGTGTCGAACCCATTCCCTTCGCCGACATCCTGCTCATCACGCCGGTGCAGGCCAAGATGGTGCTGCACATCGGCAAGATCTACGGCTACGACCTCAGCCCCGAACGGGCCATGGAGATCGCGCGGGAACTCGGCGTGACCGTCGCGTACGGCATCGCCGCGCGGCAGGTCATGCGCGGGCTCGCCAAGCTGGCCCTGCCGGTCATCGGCGGCCTGATCATCGCGCCCGCCGTGTACGGCTGGACCTTCGCGCTGGGCCGGCTCGCGCAGAACTATTTCGAGCGCCGCACCCACGGCCTGCCCGACAGCCGTCAGGGCCAGGTGCAGGTCATTCAGGAAGCCAAGCGGGACGCCAAGAAGGTGCTGCCCACCGCGCAGGACTTCAGCGACCTGGCCAGCGAACTGCGCCGGCGGGCCGAACAGAAGAAGTAG
- the cysS gene encoding cysteine--tRNA ligase — protein MTQRPEPRLPDPNIVLYDTLTRQKVTFTPTTPGRVGMYLCGPTVYSDAHLGHAKKEVAFDVIRRAFTHFGYKVRYVANITDVGHLQNDSDDGEDKMLARARLEQLEPMEVADKYMWSFVKDMEALNVLKPSINPRATGHIGEQIALIEELIARGHAYESAGSVYFDVRSWPQYGKLSGRKLDDQEEGVREAVREEKRDPRDFALWKNAEPGHIMRWESPWGVGFPGWHIECSAMSLKYLGEGFDIHGGGLDLQFPHHEAEIAQAEAAGHAFARYWMHNNMLTIGGEKMSKSKGNFLTIQDVLAQHDAMVVRFLLVGSHYRSITEFSDAAFEAARSGYRRLTEALHEVERRLQGAPAGQNAALDAKIAAHVQAFEDALRDDFNTPKAVAALFGLTTDLNAAMNTGEVPRGTLEAAQRAYRDLGGEVLGLFAGGSGPAQSDDSQVVSALMDLVLKARQNYRLNKQYAEADELRDTLTKVGVTVEDTKEGVRWKR, from the coding sequence ATGACCCAGCGTCCCGAACCCCGCCTGCCCGATCCGAACATTGTCCTGTACGACACCCTGACCCGCCAGAAGGTGACGTTTACGCCGACCACGCCGGGCCGGGTGGGCATGTACCTGTGCGGCCCGACCGTGTACAGCGACGCGCACCTGGGTCACGCGAAGAAGGAGGTGGCGTTCGACGTGATCCGCCGGGCGTTCACGCACTTCGGGTACAAGGTGCGGTACGTGGCGAACATCACCGACGTGGGCCACCTCCAGAACGACTCCGACGACGGTGAGGACAAGATGCTCGCCCGCGCCCGCCTGGAACAGCTCGAACCCATGGAGGTCGCGGACAAGTACATGTGGTCGTTCGTGAAGGACATGGAGGCCCTGAACGTCCTCAAGCCCAGCATCAACCCCCGCGCGACCGGGCACATCGGCGAGCAGATCGCGCTGATCGAGGAACTCATCGCGCGCGGGCACGCCTACGAGTCGGCGGGCAGCGTGTACTTCGACGTGCGCTCCTGGCCGCAGTACGGCAAGCTGTCGGGCCGCAAGCTGGACGATCAGGAGGAAGGCGTGCGCGAGGCGGTGCGCGAGGAGAAACGTGACCCGCGTGACTTCGCGCTGTGGAAGAACGCCGAGCCCGGCCACATCATGCGCTGGGAGTCGCCCTGGGGCGTGGGCTTTCCCGGCTGGCACATCGAGTGCTCGGCGATGAGCCTGAAGTACCTCGGGGAGGGCTTCGACATCCACGGCGGCGGCCTGGACCTGCAGTTCCCGCACCACGAGGCCGAGATCGCGCAGGCCGAGGCCGCCGGGCACGCCTTCGCGCGCTACTGGATGCACAACAACATGCTGACCATCGGCGGCGAGAAGATGAGCAAGAGCAAGGGCAACTTCCTGACCATCCAGGACGTCCTGGCGCAGCACGACGCGATGGTGGTGCGCTTCCTGCTGGTGGGCAGCCACTACCGCTCCATCACCGAGTTCAGCGACGCGGCCTTCGAGGCCGCCCGCAGCGGCTACCGCCGCCTGACCGAGGCGCTGCACGAGGTCGAGCGCCGCCTCCAGGGAGCACCCGCCGGGCAGAACGCCGCACTGGACGCGAAGATCGCCGCGCACGTCCAGGCGTTCGAGGACGCCCTGCGCGACGACTTCAACACGCCCAAGGCCGTCGCGGCGCTGTTCGGGCTGACCACCGACCTGAACGCCGCGATGAACACCGGCGAGGTGCCGCGCGGCACGCTGGAGGCCGCCCAGCGCGCCTACCGTGACCTGGGCGGCGAGGTGCTGGGGCTCTTCGCGGGCGGCAGCGGCCCCGCGCAGAGCGACGACTCGCAGGTCGTCAGCGCCCTGATGGACCTGGTTCTGAAGGCCCGGCAGAACTACCGCCTGAACAAGCAGTACGCCGAGGCCGACGAACTGCGTGACACCCTCACGAAGGTGGGGGTCACCGTTGAGGACACCAAGGAGGGCGTGCGCTGGAAACGCTGA